Proteins from a single region of Lysinibacillus sp. JNUCC-52:
- the hutG gene encoding formimidoylglutamase, giving the protein MYTMTDQKQWKGRIDSTTNTSSFRLHQKVKRIAINDVSASEQKNAGIVGFICDEGVRRNQGRVGAANGPNALREALASLPWTFEDQQEIIDVGNILCLNHALEDAQRELGEIVQGLRAKNMKCIILGGGHETLYGHYLGIRAALPKDASIGIINIDAHFDLRPYDEQPSSGTMFRQILEQDPHADYFVLGIQRYGNTKELFDKAHELQVKYVLEEQMTAENHTNIMNDLQHFMDNHDTILLTLCMDVVNTAFAPGVSAPSPFGLDTKTVRSLIQKVASHPHTHSFDICEVNPLLDENGQTVKLGAYFVYDALNHLIRGNGS; this is encoded by the coding sequence ATGTATACAATGACAGATCAAAAACAATGGAAAGGTCGAATAGATTCAACTACAAATACTAGCAGTTTCCGTTTACATCAAAAAGTAAAAAGAATAGCTATTAATGATGTAAGCGCTTCAGAACAGAAAAATGCTGGTATTGTAGGTTTTATATGTGATGAAGGAGTACGCCGAAATCAAGGGCGTGTTGGTGCTGCCAATGGCCCAAATGCGTTGCGTGAAGCGTTAGCAAGCTTACCGTGGACATTTGAAGACCAACAGGAAATTATCGATGTAGGTAACATTCTTTGCCTAAATCATGCGTTAGAGGATGCGCAACGTGAGCTTGGTGAAATCGTCCAAGGCTTACGAGCAAAAAACATGAAGTGTATTATTCTTGGTGGCGGTCATGAAACATTATATGGACATTATTTAGGCATTCGTGCAGCATTACCAAAAGATGCTAGCATTGGAATTATTAATATTGATGCGCATTTTGATTTACGCCCATATGATGAACAACCTTCATCAGGTACAATGTTCCGCCAGATTTTAGAACAAGATCCACATGCGGATTATTTTGTACTTGGTATTCAGCGTTATGGAAATACAAAAGAGCTTTTTGACAAAGCACATGAGCTACAGGTGAAATATGTATTAGAAGAACAAATGACAGCAGAAAATCACACGAATATCATGAATGATTTACAGCACTTTATGGATAATCATGATACGATCTTACTTACTTTATGTATGGATGTCGTCAACACTGCATTTGCACCTGGCGTAAGTGCGCCATCACCTTTTGGACTCGATACAAAAACTGTTCGCTCTTTAATTCAAAAAGTAGCATCACATCCACACACACATTCGTTTGATATATGTGAAGTGAATCCGTTACTGGATGAAAATGGTCAAACAGTCAAATTGGGTGCTTACTTTGTCTACGATGCACTCAATCACTTAATTAGGGGGAACGGTTCATGA
- the gltS gene encoding sodium/glutamate symporter encodes MIEINQITTIFLAVALFAFGSFLINKVNFLKRFCIPAPVVGGLLFAALATILKTTGVLEISLDTSLQSLFMITFFTTIGLGASFKLVKLGGKLLVIYWLACGFLALMQNVIGVSLASLMGIHPLIGMMAGAVSMEGGHGAAAAFGQTLEDLGISSAMTIGAAAATCGLVAGGLIGGPIVKYLVGKYNLTPDEQETEAIEYENKNEQITSDSFFTQVVIITFCMALGTYVGTLFSEATGFVLPGYVGAMFVAVFVRNILDKVKPNAINMKSISLIGDVTLGVFLSMALMSIKLWEIADLALPLFLIVFVQVLFIVLFCIFVLFKLLGKNYDAAVMVAGFAGHGLGATPNAMANMSAVVQRFGPSTKAFLVVPIVGAFLIDVFGIPIIITTINLFK; translated from the coding sequence ATGATCGAAATTAATCAAATCACTACTATATTTCTCGCAGTCGCTCTATTCGCATTCGGAAGCTTTCTTATTAATAAAGTAAACTTTTTAAAGCGTTTCTGTATTCCAGCACCAGTTGTTGGTGGCTTACTGTTCGCAGCCTTAGCAACCATTTTAAAAACAACTGGCGTGCTAGAAATATCTCTTGATACGTCATTACAAAGCTTATTTATGATTACGTTTTTCACAACTATTGGATTAGGCGCTAGCTTTAAACTTGTAAAGCTTGGCGGTAAACTACTTGTCATTTATTGGTTAGCTTGTGGATTCCTTGCATTAATGCAAAACGTCATTGGTGTATCACTCGCTTCACTTATGGGCATTCATCCACTAATCGGTATGATGGCTGGTGCTGTTTCAATGGAAGGTGGTCACGGCGCAGCTGCTGCATTTGGACAAACTTTAGAAGATTTAGGTATTTCATCTGCTATGACAATCGGTGCTGCTGCTGCAACATGTGGCTTAGTAGCTGGTGGACTAATCGGTGGACCGATTGTAAAATATTTAGTTGGCAAATACAATTTAACACCAGATGAACAAGAAACTGAAGCAATTGAATATGAAAATAAAAATGAACAAATTACATCTGATTCATTCTTTACACAGGTAGTTATTATTACATTTTGTATGGCATTAGGAACATATGTTGGAACTTTATTCTCTGAAGCTACAGGTTTCGTTCTTCCAGGCTACGTCGGTGCAATGTTTGTCGCTGTATTCGTTCGTAACATTTTAGATAAAGTAAAACCAAATGCGATTAACATGAAAAGTATTTCTTTAATCGGTGACGTAACACTTGGTGTCTTCCTGTCAATGGCATTAATGAGCATTAAATTATGGGAAATTGCCGACTTAGCATTACCACTATTTTTAATCGTGTTTGTACAAGTACTATTCATTGTTCTATTCTGTATATTTGTATTATTTAAATTACTCGGTAAAAATTATGATGCTGCCGTTATGGTTGCAGGTTTCGCAGGACATGGTTTAGGTGCAACACCAAATGCGATGGCGAATATGTCTGCCGTAGTTCAACGTTTTGGTCCTTCTACAAAAGCTTTCCTAGTTGTACCAATTGTAGGCGCATTTTTAATCGATGTTTTTGGTATCCCTATTATTATTACAACAATTAACTTATTTAAATAA
- a CDS encoding polysaccharide deacetylase family protein has translation MKKLVPFALIWAFFCSIVMVGQASAKTENVATILQVTKDAMVYVDASTESNVSGHVTNGSFVLATPLNEEWVHIQMSQLEGYVEATALTVVTPEKALVAKKGGTNLFTYPSPNAQKAGQLYENSMLFVYGTAPGGWSYVQYGHQYGYAATNTLKKPTAIKKQVDAPNGAMIHLTASPSGEVLGTLANKTIVQQYTIVAGWAYVEAGEQKGYIKASELTDLTIIDNKVYNKGVAVAKGAKKRVALTFDDGPDAKVTPQILAILKKHNVKATFFMVGKNASSNAKIVEQVYKEGHEIGNHTWNHPKLTSLSKASVKQEVDRTSNAIYDAIGQYPTVFRPPYGATNDQVRSVITVPSILWSIDTLDWKHRNADKILTYVKASVKDGSIILMHDIHQTTANGLENVILYLQKQGYECVTVSDILH, from the coding sequence ATGAAAAAATTAGTACCCTTTGCTTTGATTTGGGCATTTTTTTGTAGCATTGTGATGGTAGGGCAAGCTTCTGCAAAGACAGAAAATGTGGCCACCATCCTGCAAGTTACAAAGGATGCAATGGTCTATGTAGATGCTTCAACTGAAAGTAATGTTAGTGGTCATGTAACAAATGGCAGTTTTGTGTTAGCCACACCTTTAAATGAAGAGTGGGTCCATATCCAAATGTCCCAGCTAGAGGGATATGTAGAAGCAACAGCTTTAACCGTAGTTACACCTGAAAAAGCATTAGTCGCAAAAAAAGGTGGCACCAATTTATTTACATATCCAAGTCCAAATGCACAAAAGGCTGGACAGCTATATGAAAATAGTATGCTCTTTGTGTATGGTACAGCGCCTGGAGGTTGGTCGTATGTTCAATACGGACATCAATACGGCTATGCAGCGACAAATACGCTTAAAAAGCCGACAGCGATCAAAAAGCAGGTAGATGCTCCTAACGGGGCTATGATTCATTTAACAGCGAGTCCAAGCGGTGAAGTGCTAGGTACGCTTGCTAACAAAACGATTGTTCAGCAATATACAATTGTGGCAGGTTGGGCATATGTTGAAGCAGGTGAACAAAAAGGTTACATAAAGGCTTCTGAGCTAACTGATTTAACAATTATTGATAATAAAGTTTATAATAAAGGGGTTGCTGTAGCGAAAGGAGCTAAAAAACGAGTCGCTTTAACATTCGATGATGGTCCTGATGCCAAAGTAACACCGCAAATATTAGCGATTTTAAAAAAGCACAATGTGAAGGCGACATTTTTTATGGTTGGAAAAAATGCGTCAAGCAACGCTAAAATTGTAGAGCAAGTATATAAAGAAGGTCATGAAATTGGTAACCATACATGGAATCATCCAAAGCTAACTAGCTTATCGAAAGCAAGTGTTAAACAAGAAGTTGATCGAACAAGCAATGCTATTTATGATGCGATTGGTCAATATCCAACTGTGTTCCGACCACCTTATGGCGCTACAAATGACCAAGTTCGATCTGTCATAACGGTGCCTTCTATTTTATGGTCTATAGATACACTTGACTGGAAGCATCGCAATGCCGACAAAATTCTAACATATGTTAAAGCATCTGTGAAAGATGGAAGCATTATTTTAATGCATGATATTCATCAGACGACAGCAAATGGGTTAGAAAATGTCATTCTTTATTTACAGAAACAAGGTTATGAATGCGTAACCGTTAGCGACATATTACATTAA
- a CDS encoding D-alanyl-D-alanine carboxypeptidase family protein, which produces MKKFVLFCCICAVAIFFYTNKTNEQVVDIELPSLHSKNALLLNDNGDVLYEKNADAIIYPASLTKIMTAIVAIEASKDLQMQTMVTPQTIAKYTAQNASMAGFQGGDFVTIEDLLYGTLLASGADATATLAIAIAGSEEAFVAMMNDKVQELELNDTHYENVSGLHHPAHVSSVRDISKLFQYALENPTFYQILTTKSYTTLVPNELTISSTLFTKMDGVEGAILGGKTGYTPEAGLCLASLMEKNGEVFIFVTTNAEGHVWTPPFHVEDAMAAYQAL; this is translated from the coding sequence ATGAAAAAATTTGTATTATTTTGTTGTATATGTGCGGTTGCAATATTTTTCTATACTAATAAAACAAACGAACAAGTAGTGGACATTGAGCTACCATCGTTACATAGTAAAAATGCTTTATTATTAAACGATAACGGCGATGTGTTATATGAAAAAAATGCAGATGCCATTATCTATCCTGCATCGTTAACAAAAATCATGACGGCAATCGTAGCGATTGAGGCGAGTAAAGATCTTCAAATGCAAACGATGGTTACGCCACAAACAATTGCAAAGTATACTGCCCAAAATGCTTCGATGGCTGGCTTCCAAGGTGGAGATTTTGTGACGATTGAGGATTTATTATACGGTACATTACTGGCATCAGGTGCCGATGCAACTGCTACGCTTGCTATTGCTATCGCAGGTAGTGAGGAGGCATTTGTTGCTATGATGAACGATAAAGTGCAGGAGCTAGAATTAAATGATACGCATTACGAAAATGTTAGTGGGCTCCATCATCCAGCACATGTATCAAGTGTTCGTGATATTAGTAAGCTCTTTCAATATGCACTGGAGAATCCTACATTTTATCAAATTTTGACTACAAAAAGTTATACGACATTAGTGCCAAATGAATTAACGATATCCAGCACATTATTTACAAAAATGGATGGTGTGGAAGGTGCAATTCTTGGTGGGAAAACAGGTTATACACCTGAGGCAGGACTGTGCTTAGCGTCTTTAATGGAAAAGAACGGTGAAGTATTTATTTTCGTTACGACGAATGCAGAAGGGCATGTTTGGACACCTCCATTTCATGTTGAAGATGCCATGGCAGCTTATCAAGCACTATAG
- a CDS encoding histidine phosphatase family protein, producing MNQIIYLLRHGETVLNTQGRYQGELDSPLTAIGIEQVQQNADMLKSLIGDSQQWQVFSSPLGRALQSTEIICNTMGYDFNNVQQDNRLAEVAVGDWAGLTTKEIEHTWPTLLDQTDHYNWFFNAPNGESYDAVVSRLTDWLDSIKDVPKVIVISHGLTGRILRGIYAGLAKEDALKLDVSQDVFFKLTHKNIQNISLAFDDFY from the coding sequence TTGAATCAAATAATTTATTTATTGCGTCACGGAGAAACAGTTTTAAATACTCAAGGACGATATCAAGGCGAGCTTGATTCACCATTAACGGCTATTGGCATCGAACAAGTTCAGCAAAATGCGGATATGTTGAAAAGTTTAATTGGTGATTCGCAACAGTGGCAAGTATTTTCAAGCCCTTTAGGAAGGGCCTTGCAGAGCACCGAAATAATATGCAATACGATGGGCTATGATTTTAACAATGTACAACAGGACAATCGACTAGCTGAGGTTGCTGTTGGGGATTGGGCGGGCTTAACGACGAAAGAAATCGAACATACTTGGCCTACTCTTTTAGATCAAACAGATCATTATAACTGGTTTTTCAATGCGCCAAATGGTGAAAGCTACGACGCCGTTGTAAGTAGACTAACGGATTGGCTTGATAGTATAAAAGATGTACCAAAAGTAATTGTCATTTCACATGGTCTAACAGGGCGAATTTTACGGGGCATCTATGCTGGTCTTGCAAAAGAAGATGCATTGAAGTTAGATGTTTCACAAGATGTATTTTTTAAATTAACACATAAAAACATCCAAAACATTTCATTAGCATTCGATGATTTTTATTAA